The Alnus glutinosa chromosome 7, dhAlnGlut1.1, whole genome shotgun sequence genome includes a region encoding these proteins:
- the LOC133873467 gene encoding metacaspase-9 — MESGKKKAAVLVGCNYPNTPHELYGCINDVLGMREALVERLGFERSQIELLTDAPAAGSLVMPTGVNIKNALDRMVSQAQSGDVLFFHYSGHGTIIPSSKPGHFFRQDEAIVPCDFNLITDVDFRQIVNRVPKGASLTIVSDSCHSGGLIEKEKEQIGPSSVRNESILLMQPRRRSSPKTIPFESILQHFTSLTSINSTSSCDIGTHLLQSFGADASLKFRLHPLELDLLESSKAGGDDEGILLSGCQANETSADMNPTIAGEKAYGAFSHALLQTVLKGHVGTLSNRQVVVMTRKALQAAAFAQHPCLYCSDENADASFLCHT, encoded by the exons ATGGAGAGTGGGAAGAAGAAGGCGGCAGTTTTGGTTGGATGCAATTACCCCAACACCCCACACGAGTTATATGGATGCATAAACGACGTGCTGGGGATGCGAGAGGCGCTTGTTGAACGGCTGGGGTTCGAGCGCAGCCAGATTGAGCTCCTGACTGACGCACCCGCGGCCGGTTCGCTAGTGATGCCCACAGGTGTAAATATTAAGAATGCTCTGGATCGGATGGTGAGTCAGGCTCAATCTGGGGATGTCCTTTTCTTTCACTACAGTGGACATGGAACCATTATCCCATCATCCAAACCAGGCCATTTCTTTAGGCAGGATGAAGCCATCGTGCCTTGTGACTTCAATCTTATCACAG atgtGGACTTCCGGCAAATAGTTAATCGGGTGCCAAAGGGAGCAAGCTTGACAATTGTATCGGACTCGTGCCACAGCGGAGGCCTaattgagaaagagaaagagcaaATCGGACCTTCTTCTGTCAGGAATGAGTCAATATTATTAATGCAACCCCGTCGACGTAGCAGTCCCAAGACTATCCCATTTGAGTCCATTCTACAGCACTTCACATCACTGACAAGCATAAACAGTACTAGTTCATGTGATATCGGCACCCACTTGCTACAATCCTTTGGAGCCGATGCCAGCCTTAAGTTCCGTCTACATCCACTGGAGCTGGATTTGTTGGAGTCGTCCAAGGCGGGGGGAGATGATGAGGGAATTCTTCTAAGTGGGTGCCAAGCAAACGAGACATCTGCGGACATGAACCCAACGATAGCTGGAGAGAAGGCATACGGAGCATTCAGCCATGCACTACTGCAGACGGTGTTGAAGGGTCATGTGGGGACATTAAGCAACAGACAAGTTGTGGTCATGACCAGGAAGGCTTTACAGGCCGCAGCCTTTGCTCAACACCCTTGCCTCTACTGCAGCGATGAGAACGCTGATGCTTCTTTCTTGTGTCACACTTAA
- the LOC133873526 gene encoding uncharacterized protein LOC133873526 — MFQNSSHSHSVSSLAVYYLKKPQAFPFLLSVFLLLTWLSLRLQHSSHFSPPPFSRVLDNKWSKEDDTKANLVRFSSGFPSTLAKDERGWSLNPISLALHSGISGGAVTCTSVHLGEIRPGAVRGNHRHYTCNETFVIWGAKTKFRLENSQVVGKGFAEAMIGADEVAVAASPSGTAHALVNMDPIRSSFFIGCQDSVVNYSSSSTDFNVWKDL, encoded by the exons ATGTTTCAGAACTCATCACATTCACACTCGGTCTCATCCCTTGCGGTTTACTACCTGAAGAAGCCCCAGGCCTTCCCCTTTCTTCTCTCAGTCTTCCTCCTCCTCACGTGGCTCTCTCTCAGACTCCAGCACTCCTCCCACTTCTCCCCTCCCCCTTTCTCCCGCGTCCTCGACAACAAGTGGAGCAAAGAGGATGACACAAAGGCCAATTTGGTCAGATTCAGTTCTGGGTTTCCTTCCACGCTCGCAAAAGACGAGCGGGGTTGGTCGCTCAATCCCATCTCTCTTGCCCTTCATTCTGGCATTTCGG GTGGGGCTGTTACTTGTACTTCGGTTCATCTTGGAGAAATTCGGCCTGGTGCTGTGAGGGGAAATCACAGACACTATACCTGTAACGAGACATTTGTCATTTGGGGTGCAAAAACGAAATTCAGG TTGGAGAACAGCCAAGTAGTTGGTAAAGGTTTTGCTGAAGCGATGATTGGTGCAGATGAGGTTGCTGTTGCAGCTAGTCCAAGTGGAACTGCCCATGCTTTAGTAAACATGGATCCAATACGGAGTTCATTCTTTATAGGATGTCAAGACAGTGTTGTAAATTATAGCAGCTCATCTACTGATTTTAATGTTTGGAAAGACCTTTAA